Proteins encoded within one genomic window of Dromaius novaehollandiae isolate bDroNov1 chromosome 7, bDroNov1.hap1, whole genome shotgun sequence:
- the TMBIM1 gene encoding protein lifeguard 3 isoform X2, translated as MSQPSAPPPYDDKNPLYPPPRGAYPQPPHYGGGYPQPGGYPAAGGYPQPGMAMPTVPMRFGDGYGGDGAGDGTPFQSGDWDDRKVRHTFIRKVYAIISLQLLVTVGIIAVFTFVSPVRSFVQRNVAVYYASYAVFLVTYLVLACCQGPRRRFPWNIILLAVFTLAMGFMTGTIASMYRTNAVLIAMLITAIVAVIVTVFCFQTKVDFTSCPGLFCVLGIVVMVTGIVTAIVLSFKYVPWLHMLYAAIGAIVFTLFLAYDTQLVLGNRKNTLSPEEYVYGALTIYTDIMYIFTSILQIVGRD; from the exons ATGTCGCAGCCCAGTGCGCCCCCCCCGTACGACGACAAGAACCCCCTCTACCCACCGCCGCGGGGGGCctacccccagcccccccactATGGCGGGGGGTACCCCCAGCCGGGTGGGTACCCCGCGGCGGGGGGGTACCCCCAGCCCGGCATGGCCATGCCCACTGTGCCCATGCGGTTTG gtGACGGCTACGGTGGGGACGGCGCGGGGGACGGCACCCCTTTCCAGTCAGGCGACTGGGACGACAGGAAGGTCAGGCACACCTTCATCCGCAAG GTCTACGCCATCatctctctgcagctcctggTGACGGTGGGGATCATCGCCGTGTTCACCTTCGT CTCCCCTGTCCGCTCCTTCGTCCAGAGGAACGTCGCCGTCTACTACGCCTCGTA TGCCGTGTTCCTGGTGACCTACCTGGTGctggcctgctgccagggcccccG GAGACGCTTCCCTTGGAACATCATCCTGCTGGCCGTCTTT ACGCTGGCCATGGGGTTCATGACGGGGACGATCGCCAG CATGTACAGGACCAATGCTGTCCTCATTGCTATGCTCATCACTGCCATCGTGGCCGTCATTGTCACCGTCTTTTGCTTCCAGACCAAG GTTGATTTTACATCGTGTCCTGGGCTCTTCTGCGTGCTGGGCATCGTGGTCATGGTCACGGGCATCGTCACAGCCATCGTCCTCTCCTTCAAATAT GTTCCCTGGCTCCACATGCTGTACGCGGCCATCGGGGCCATCGTCTTCACCCTG TTCCTAGCCTACGACACGCAGCTGGTGCTGGGGAACAGGAAGAACACGCTGAGCCCCGAGGAGTACGTCTACGGCGCCCTGACCATCTACACCGACATTATGTACATCTTCACCTCCATACTGCAGATCGTGGGCCGGGACTAG
- the TMBIM1 gene encoding protein lifeguard 3 isoform X1: MSQPSAPPPYDDKNPLYPPPRGAYPQPPHYGGGYPQPGDGYGGDGAGDGTPFQSGDWDDRKVRHTFIRKVYAIISLQLLVTVGIIAVFTFVSPVRSFVQRNVAVYYASYAVFLVTYLVLACCQGPRRRFPWNIILLAVFTLAMGFMTGTIASMYRTNAVLIAMLITAIVAVIVTVFCFQTKVDFTSCPGLFCVLGIVVMVTGIVTAIVLSFKYVPWLHMLYAAIGAIVFTLFLAYDTQLVLGNRKNTLSPEEYVYGALTIYTDIMYIFTSILQIVGRD, encoded by the exons ATGTCGCAGCCCAGTGCGCCCCCCCCGTACGACGACAAGAACCCCCTCTACCCACCGCCGCGGGGGGCctacccccagcccccccactATGGCGGGGGGTACCCCCAGCCGG gtGACGGCTACGGTGGGGACGGCGCGGGGGACGGCACCCCTTTCCAGTCAGGCGACTGGGACGACAGGAAGGTCAGGCACACCTTCATCCGCAAG GTCTACGCCATCatctctctgcagctcctggTGACGGTGGGGATCATCGCCGTGTTCACCTTCGT CTCCCCTGTCCGCTCCTTCGTCCAGAGGAACGTCGCCGTCTACTACGCCTCGTA TGCCGTGTTCCTGGTGACCTACCTGGTGctggcctgctgccagggcccccG GAGACGCTTCCCTTGGAACATCATCCTGCTGGCCGTCTTT ACGCTGGCCATGGGGTTCATGACGGGGACGATCGCCAG CATGTACAGGACCAATGCTGTCCTCATTGCTATGCTCATCACTGCCATCGTGGCCGTCATTGTCACCGTCTTTTGCTTCCAGACCAAG GTTGATTTTACATCGTGTCCTGGGCTCTTCTGCGTGCTGGGCATCGTGGTCATGGTCACGGGCATCGTCACAGCCATCGTCCTCTCCTTCAAATAT GTTCCCTGGCTCCACATGCTGTACGCGGCCATCGGGGCCATCGTCTTCACCCTG TTCCTAGCCTACGACACGCAGCTGGTGCTGGGGAACAGGAAGAACACGCTGAGCCCCGAGGAGTACGTCTACGGCGCCCTGACCATCTACACCGACATTATGTACATCTTCACCTCCATACTGCAGATCGTGGGCCGGGACTAG